The Sphingomicrobium sp. genome has a window encoding:
- a CDS encoding ABC transporter ATP-binding protein yields the protein MIRLTDVCKDYPTRGGMRRVLDRINLTINPGERVGILGRNGAGKSTLIRLISGAEPPTSGLIERRMSVSWPLAFSGGFHGALTGADNVRFICRIYGVDFEPRFKFVEEFSELGLYLNEPVASYSSGMRARLAFAISMTIDFDCYLIDEVMAVGDARFRERCRVELFEKRRDKAMLIVSHSHRYLKGNCDRFLLFREGSIEEHADFEEVYFLYKESIGEGFANKEQLVAAMEGDMVLDPTRQRAAN from the coding sequence CCGCATAAATCTGACCATCAACCCGGGCGAGCGGGTAGGCATTCTCGGCCGCAATGGCGCCGGCAAGTCAACCCTCATCCGACTGATCAGCGGCGCCGAGCCGCCGACTTCGGGATTGATCGAGCGGCGCATGTCGGTGTCCTGGCCGCTGGCGTTCAGCGGTGGCTTCCACGGCGCCCTGACCGGCGCCGACAACGTGCGCTTCATCTGCCGCATCTACGGCGTCGATTTCGAGCCGCGCTTCAAGTTCGTAGAGGAATTCTCAGAGCTCGGCCTCTACCTCAACGAACCGGTTGCTTCTTATTCGTCGGGTATGCGCGCCCGACTGGCATTCGCGATCTCGATGACCATCGACTTCGATTGCTACCTGATCGACGAAGTCATGGCCGTCGGCGATGCGCGCTTCCGCGAACGCTGCCGGGTCGAACTGTTCGAGAAGCGGCGCGACAAGGCGATGCTGATCGTGTCGCACAGCCACCGCTACCTGAAAGGCAATTGTGACCGCTTCCTGCTGTTCCGTGAGGGCAGCATCGAGGAGCATGCCGACTTCGAGGAGGTCTATTTCCTGTACAAGGAAAGCATCGGCGAAGGCTTCGCGAACAAGGAGCAGCTAGTCGCGGCAATGGAAGGCGACATGGTATTGGACCCGACGCGCCAGCGCGCGGCGAACTGA
- a CDS encoding FkbM family methyltransferase, whose protein sequence is MDYSLKNVTTKWLNQDYAEVPYRGLPLRFATTGNSSVKRVKSLFTKDPIMLAWIDSFGQGQTMFDIGANVGMYTVYASVMRRAQVYAFEPEALNYAELNKNIFLNDKHGQVLGYCIALSDVDKIDRLLLSDFGLGISYHDFEENSWTDDKEFAPDWHVSKENRRPQGCVGYRVDTLIDQGLPVPDHIKIDVDGLEHRVIGGMMKTLQQPGLKTVMAEINFDTPENLKAVDRICELGWRYSWDQLRINRKVKFTVEEIERYQRKGVGGLNYVFYKDERYDEYFARMLESYTPGEIIDSEGLLAQTFR, encoded by the coding sequence TTGGACTATTCATTGAAGAACGTCACCACGAAGTGGCTGAATCAGGATTATGCCGAGGTCCCGTACCGCGGCCTGCCGCTTCGCTTCGCGACCACGGGCAATTCAAGCGTCAAGCGCGTCAAATCGCTCTTCACAAAGGACCCGATCATGCTCGCCTGGATCGATTCCTTCGGTCAGGGCCAGACCATGTTCGATATCGGCGCCAACGTCGGCATGTACACCGTCTATGCGTCGGTTATGCGCCGCGCGCAGGTTTATGCGTTCGAGCCCGAGGCGCTGAATTATGCCGAGCTCAACAAGAACATCTTCCTCAACGATAAGCACGGGCAGGTGCTCGGCTATTGCATCGCGCTCAGCGACGTCGACAAGATCGACCGCCTGCTGCTGAGCGATTTCGGCCTCGGCATCTCCTATCACGACTTCGAGGAGAATAGCTGGACGGACGACAAGGAATTCGCCCCCGACTGGCACGTCAGCAAGGAGAACCGCCGTCCGCAGGGCTGCGTCGGCTACCGCGTCGACACGCTGATCGACCAGGGCCTCCCCGTTCCCGACCACATCAAGATCGACGTCGACGGCCTCGAGCACCGAGTCATCGGCGGCATGATGAAAACGCTCCAGCAGCCCGGCCTGAAGACCGTCATGGCCGAGATCAACTTCGATACCCCGGAGAACCTTAAGGCCGTCGATCGCATCTGCGAGCTCGGCTGGCGCTATTCGTGGGACCAGCTGCGCATCAACCGCAAGGTCAAGTTCACGGTCGAGGAGATCGAGCGTTACCAGCGCAAGGGCGTCGGCGGGCTCAACTACGTCTTCTACAAGGACGAGCGCTACGACGAATATTTCGCGCGCATGCTCGAAAGCTATACGCCGGGCGAAATCATCGATTCCGAAGGCCTGCTCGCACAGACCTTCCGCTAG
- a CDS encoding GSCFA domain-containing protein, translating into MSQHPYKKLPSKAFWRRAVAAPAVGDVDPVGAFDLRIEPQTKVATAGSCFAQHIARHLRSSGYDYYVAEQGHPLLPQKIRDANNYGLFSARYGNIYTTRQLRQLFDRAYGRLKPEEDAWIEGENLVLDPFRPTTQPGGYVSEAEMRADRDQHLAAVRQMFEALDVFVFTLGLTECWRAKSDGAVFPLCPGVEGGTFDPQRHEFYNQPVEDVIEDLETFRAGLLSVNQSAQIMLTVSPVPLMATADPGAHVLAATTYSKSVLRVAAETLRRRHPDVHYFPSYEIITGAYNRGAYFASDLRNVLEDGVSHVMRLFMAHATGGASAAVKDSEDSMFESAHLTAAQQLIEVECDEVALDRQ; encoded by the coding sequence GTGAGCCAGCACCCGTACAAGAAGCTGCCTTCGAAGGCGTTCTGGCGCCGTGCCGTCGCCGCTCCCGCCGTGGGCGATGTCGATCCCGTCGGCGCGTTCGACCTGCGCATCGAACCGCAGACCAAGGTCGCGACGGCGGGAAGCTGTTTCGCCCAGCACATCGCCCGCCACCTGCGCAGCTCCGGCTACGACTATTACGTCGCCGAGCAGGGCCACCCTCTGCTCCCGCAGAAGATTCGAGACGCCAACAATTACGGCCTCTTCTCGGCCCGATACGGCAACATCTACACGACGCGGCAGCTGCGCCAGCTGTTCGACCGCGCGTATGGCAGGCTGAAGCCGGAGGAAGACGCCTGGATTGAAGGCGAGAACCTCGTCCTCGATCCTTTCCGACCGACCACCCAGCCCGGCGGTTACGTCAGCGAAGCGGAGATGCGCGCCGACCGCGACCAGCATCTCGCCGCCGTCCGGCAAATGTTCGAAGCGCTGGACGTGTTCGTCTTCACGCTGGGCCTCACCGAATGCTGGCGCGCCAAGTCGGACGGCGCCGTATTCCCGCTCTGCCCCGGCGTCGAAGGCGGGACTTTCGATCCGCAGCGGCACGAATTCTATAACCAGCCGGTCGAAGACGTGATCGAGGACCTGGAGACGTTCCGCGCCGGGCTGCTGAGCGTCAATCAGTCGGCGCAGATCATGCTAACGGTGTCGCCGGTTCCGCTGATGGCAACGGCCGACCCCGGCGCGCACGTGCTTGCGGCGACGACCTATTCCAAGTCGGTGCTCCGCGTGGCTGCGGAAACGCTGCGCCGGCGCCATCCCGACGTCCACTATTTCCCGTCTTATGAGATCATCACGGGCGCTTACAATCGCGGTGCCTATTTCGCCTCCGACCTGCGCAACGTGCTCGAGGACGGCGTGTCCCACGTGATGCGCCTGTTCATGGCTCATGCTACCGGCGGCGCGTCAGCCGCGGTGAAGGACAGCGAAGATTCCATGTTCGAATCTGCGCATCTGACCGCCGCGCAGCAGCTTATCGAGGTCGAGTGCGATGAGGTCGCGCTCGACCGCCAGTGA
- the kdsA gene encoding 3-deoxy-8-phosphooctulonate synthase encodes MTITTVSISDGIQFENDAPFVLIGGMNVLEDEEIALRVADRFVTVTGALGIPYVFKASFDKANRSSIGSFRGPGLDEGLKILDRVKREFSVPVLTDVHEPAQAAPAAQVADILQLPAFLARQTDLVVAIAETGSAINIKKPQFVAPHEVQHIITKCREAGNERVLLCERGSSFGYNNLVVDMLGMDLMKTYAPVVFDATHALQVPGGRADSAGGRRQQAAALARSGMALGIAGLFLEAHPDPAAAKCDGPCALPLDALQPYLEQVQAIDRLVKSFSPLVIQ; translated from the coding sequence ATGACCATCACTACCGTCAGCATTTCCGACGGCATCCAGTTCGAAAATGATGCGCCCTTCGTCCTCATCGGCGGGATGAACGTGCTGGAGGACGAGGAGATAGCGCTGCGGGTCGCGGATCGGTTCGTGACCGTCACGGGCGCGCTCGGCATCCCCTATGTGTTCAAGGCTTCGTTCGACAAGGCGAACCGGTCGTCGATCGGCTCCTTCCGCGGACCAGGGCTCGACGAGGGGCTGAAGATCCTCGACCGTGTGAAGCGCGAATTCTCCGTGCCCGTCCTGACCGACGTTCACGAGCCCGCCCAAGCCGCTCCCGCCGCCCAGGTCGCAGACATCCTGCAATTGCCGGCCTTCCTCGCGCGGCAGACCGACCTGGTAGTCGCGATCGCCGAAACCGGCAGTGCGATCAACATCAAGAAGCCGCAGTTCGTGGCGCCGCACGAGGTGCAGCATATCATCACCAAATGCCGGGAAGCCGGCAACGAACGCGTCCTGCTGTGCGAGCGCGGATCGTCATTCGGCTACAACAATCTCGTGGTCGATATGCTCGGCATGGACCTGATGAAAACTTATGCGCCGGTCGTCTTCGACGCGACCCATGCGCTGCAGGTCCCCGGCGGCCGCGCCGACAGCGCCGGCGGGCGGCGCCAGCAGGCGGCCGCTCTGGCCCGCTCGGGAATGGCCCTCGGCATCGCCGGCCTGTTCCTCGAAGCGCACCCGGATCCGGCGGCCGCGAAGTGCGACGGACCCTGCGCGCTGCCGCTGGATGCTCTCCAACCCTATCTGGAACAGGTCCAAGCGATCGACCGTTTGGTCAAAAGCTTCTCGCCACTGGTGATTCAATGA
- a CDS encoding sulfotransferase, with product MSGPLGIGGIGGSGTRVGARFLQILGFSIGGDLNEALDNLWFTLLFKHRSVLTLPAAETGLLIDTFAARMSGRECSGGHWHELAQRYAAIERLQHNRSWLEERARTFVDAPLSETSKWGWKEPNTHIILEPLLTSIPSLRYIHFFRNPLDAAFGANQNQLLNWGPIFLNGDVEVGPRDSLSYWCAVDRRMRRLVELYPGRILLFSLDGLCQEPEHGIAEFCRFVGANSVDMAALTAEVSKERANRSRAALDESLFRAEDLNYIESLAS from the coding sequence ATGAGCGGCCCTCTCGGCATTGGCGGAATCGGCGGAAGCGGCACTCGAGTCGGCGCCCGTTTTCTTCAAATCCTAGGTTTCTCGATCGGTGGAGACCTGAATGAGGCGCTCGACAACCTCTGGTTTACGCTTTTGTTCAAACACCGGTCAGTGCTCACTTTACCTGCCGCTGAAACCGGGCTGCTCATCGACACCTTTGCCGCACGAATGAGCGGTCGGGAGTGCTCGGGAGGGCACTGGCATGAACTCGCGCAACGCTACGCGGCTATAGAAAGACTCCAACACAATCGTAGCTGGCTCGAGGAGCGCGCTAGGACCTTTGTGGACGCTCCGCTTTCGGAGACCTCGAAGTGGGGCTGGAAAGAGCCAAACACGCACATCATCCTTGAGCCGCTCCTCACGAGCATCCCGTCGCTGCGTTACATCCATTTCTTCCGGAACCCGCTCGACGCGGCGTTCGGCGCCAACCAGAACCAGCTTTTGAACTGGGGCCCGATATTCCTCAACGGCGATGTCGAGGTGGGGCCGCGCGACAGCCTGTCTTACTGGTGCGCGGTCGACCGCCGCATGCGCAGGCTTGTCGAGCTCTACCCCGGTCGGATCCTGTTGTTCAGCCTCGACGGCCTATGCCAGGAGCCTGAACATGGCATTGCCGAGTTCTGCCGCTTCGTCGGGGCCAACTCAGTCGATATGGCGGCGCTGACCGCGGAGGTCAGCAAGGAACGCGCGAACCGCAGCCGTGCAGCCCTCGACGAGAGCCTCTTTCGTGCCGAAGACCTCAACTACATCGAGTCGCTTGCCAGCTGA
- a CDS encoding calcium-binding protein, with the protein MATINWDGTTSKTVAYSSSNTIVFDFDPAETLADIRNADGSVLFVTTDGNTLVLSGVQLAQIEIGDIVFAGGAGDVIFGDGTSSTLTDNVGNTITLDSDDAFGIAMGLGGSDTINAGGSGNHLIFGGSAAGDSADSRDVINSGYGTDVVYGNAGDDFIHDEGGAANELYGGSGNDEIYAHNDGSVLSDSVVSGGIGEDYIEVSSATGTTTVYGGNEAGDPLDGDDVIDVYSYDGETNVYGNGGDDVIYGNHSGTGSLAAYGGLGDDDITLYSGSADSDLVVVGGKDADTIDVETYGNATIWGGSASNDPLDTSDVITLNGHGGLYSVYGNGGEDDITVDIDDGASAMVHGGADDDTIVATSAAADALSTLTVNGGLGGDDITVASDGAATVFGGSAAGDPADGSDTITVTGAGQFDVYGNGGADTIDVTLSGVVGSADTLIGHANIYGGQGVDDISINGDGSYFVKAGIGDDTINIDLNAADATFTGASAYVYGNEGADTFVFNTDSTGDTGTGAAVTVIGDYDHGEGDVITVTGDMTDFFTGGNVLLGDYNGNGTLDLVISSGSDVLNIEHGAEELTQVDFADGSFIFDGSADSNNLIGTAGDDVIIDGGGLYGPTLGDGELPDTLDGGAGDDLLVSGYGADTVTGGSGSDTFYYFAPLQSTLDGYDVITDFMTGEDMIDVSNVVNGTATLDTRTGDYALLYDSFEEAVNALADADGSSDSQVITFTYNSQSYVFVDNSENMEFDEQDLIINLANNAPITAADFNFGFAV; encoded by the coding sequence ATGGCGACGATTAATTGGGACGGGACCACCAGCAAAACGGTGGCATATTCTTCGTCCAACACGATCGTGTTTGACTTTGACCCGGCTGAGACGCTCGCGGATATCCGCAATGCCGATGGCAGTGTGCTTTTCGTCACGACTGACGGCAACACGCTTGTCTTGTCGGGCGTGCAGCTTGCTCAAATCGAAATCGGCGACATTGTGTTCGCTGGCGGCGCCGGCGACGTTATTTTCGGTGACGGCACCAGCAGCACGCTGACGGACAATGTTGGCAACACGATTACGCTCGACTCGGACGATGCATTCGGGATCGCGATGGGTCTTGGTGGGTCGGACACGATCAACGCTGGTGGTTCCGGCAATCACCTGATCTTCGGTGGTTCGGCTGCAGGCGATTCGGCTGACTCTCGTGATGTCATCAACTCGGGTTACGGGACCGATGTGGTCTACGGTAACGCGGGCGACGATTTCATCCACGATGAGGGCGGCGCTGCCAATGAACTCTATGGCGGCTCGGGCAACGATGAAATTTATGCGCACAACGATGGGTCTGTGCTGAGCGACTCCGTCGTCTCCGGTGGTATCGGTGAAGATTACATTGAAGTTTCGTCGGCAACCGGCACGACGACCGTTTACGGCGGCAACGAAGCTGGTGATCCGCTCGACGGAGACGATGTGATTGACGTCTACTCCTATGACGGAGAGACGAACGTCTACGGCAACGGTGGTGATGACGTCATTTACGGTAATCATTCGGGCACCGGCAGCCTCGCTGCCTACGGTGGTCTTGGTGACGACGATATCACGCTTTATAGCGGCTCTGCTGATAGCGACCTAGTTGTTGTTGGTGGCAAGGACGCCGACACGATTGACGTCGAAACTTACGGCAATGCGACCATCTGGGGCGGATCTGCTTCGAACGATCCGCTTGACACGTCTGATGTCATCACTCTGAACGGTCACGGCGGTCTGTACTCGGTCTACGGGAACGGCGGCGAGGACGACATTACCGTTGACATCGACGATGGCGCATCTGCGATGGTCCATGGTGGTGCTGACGACGACACGATCGTTGCAACCTCGGCTGCTGCCGATGCTCTGTCGACGCTGACGGTGAACGGCGGTCTGGGTGGCGACGACATCACGGTTGCTTCGGATGGTGCGGCGACCGTTTTTGGCGGTTCGGCTGCTGGCGACCCTGCCGATGGCAGCGACACCATCACCGTGACCGGTGCTGGCCAGTTCGACGTCTATGGCAACGGTGGAGCCGACACGATCGATGTCACTCTGTCGGGCGTCGTCGGCAGCGCTGATACGCTGATCGGCCATGCCAACATCTACGGCGGCCAGGGTGTCGACGATATCAGCATTAATGGCGACGGCTCTTACTTCGTGAAGGCCGGCATCGGTGACGATACGATCAATATCGACCTGAATGCTGCGGATGCGACCTTCACCGGGGCCAGCGCATATGTTTACGGCAATGAAGGAGCGGACACGTTCGTCTTCAACACCGACAGCACTGGCGATACCGGTACTGGCGCTGCCGTGACGGTCATTGGTGACTACGACCATGGTGAGGGTGACGTCATCACCGTGACCGGCGACATGACGGACTTCTTCACTGGCGGAAACGTTCTTCTTGGTGACTACAATGGTAACGGAACGCTGGACCTGGTCATTTCGTCCGGTTCGGATGTGCTGAATATCGAGCACGGTGCTGAGGAACTAACGCAGGTCGACTTCGCCGACGGCTCGTTCATCTTCGACGGGTCGGCTGACAGCAACAATCTCATTGGGACCGCCGGCGACGATGTAATTATCGATGGCGGTGGCTTGTACGGGCCGACCTTGGGTGACGGGGAACTTCCGGACACTCTCGACGGCGGCGCCGGTGACGATCTCCTTGTCAGCGGATATGGTGCTGATACGGTAACCGGCGGGTCAGGCAGTGACACCTTCTATTATTTCGCACCGCTCCAGAGCACGCTCGACGGTTATGATGTTATCACTGACTTCATGACCGGCGAGGACATGATCGACGTTTCGAACGTCGTGAACGGAACTGCGACTTTGGATACGAGGACGGGCGATTATGCTCTCCTCTACGACAGCTTCGAGGAAGCAGTTAACGCTCTCGCGGATGCTGATGGTAGCTCTGACAGTCAGGTTATTACCTTCACCTACAACAGCCAGAGCTATGTGTTCGTCGACAACAGCGAGAACATGGAGTTCGACGAGCAGGACTTGATCATCAACCTTGCGAACAATGCTCCGATCACGGCCGCGGACTTCAACTTCGGCTTCGCTGTCTAA
- a CDS encoding DUF5672 family protein: protein MSNSSLPSEEKPRLELPSVTLCAVTSVNVRATLAAMQASREQISFGDSLLLSDVDVAVPAGIRRTPIQPLRSAANYSHFMLRELADHIRTEHVLVVQWDGFVLDAAQWTDAFLDCDYIGAPWPQFSDDRKVGNGGFSLRSRRLLRACQDERFEAEHPEDVAIGRLNRTFLEHQGCRFADDALAESFSFERTVPSQPTFGFHGAFNLIPLVGPDAFWRIYNMLDHRGPIRRDACLLQRQLGNQPQHWGWRLRLAADALLSNVGRR from the coding sequence GTGAGCAATTCTTCGTTGCCATCTGAGGAGAAACCGAGGCTCGAGCTACCGTCGGTCACCCTGTGCGCGGTGACCTCGGTCAATGTCAGAGCGACCTTAGCCGCGATGCAGGCGAGCCGAGAACAGATAAGCTTCGGCGACTCGCTATTGCTAAGCGACGTCGACGTTGCCGTCCCGGCGGGCATTCGCCGTACCCCGATTCAGCCACTGCGGTCGGCTGCCAACTATTCGCACTTCATGCTCCGCGAACTCGCCGACCATATCCGTACAGAGCATGTGCTGGTTGTGCAGTGGGACGGATTCGTTCTCGATGCGGCGCAATGGACCGATGCTTTCCTCGACTGCGATTATATTGGCGCGCCCTGGCCGCAGTTCAGCGACGACCGTAAAGTTGGAAATGGCGGCTTCTCGCTACGAAGCCGGCGCTTGCTCAGGGCGTGTCAGGACGAACGGTTCGAAGCGGAACACCCTGAGGATGTCGCCATCGGGCGGTTGAACCGCACGTTTCTCGAGCACCAAGGCTGTCGCTTTGCCGATGATGCGCTCGCCGAAAGTTTTTCCTTCGAGCGAACTGTGCCGTCGCAGCCCACATTTGGGTTCCATGGCGCGTTTAATCTTATTCCGCTTGTCGGGCCCGACGCGTTCTGGCGCATTTACAACATGCTTGATCACCGCGGCCCTATCAGGCGCGACGCGTGCTTATTACAGCGCCAGCTTGGCAATCAGCCGCAGCATTGGGGTTGGCGTCTGCGACTTGCCGCAGATGCGCTCTTGAGCAACGTCGGACGGCGATGA
- a CDS encoding glycosyltransferase family 2 protein, with protein MAADALRIYADAIASRPDAQIIYADDDILSEGGRRMQPHFKPQWNPELFEHHDYLSGACMVRVGPGDLSADVDEDWPGALIRRKVASGVSPVHVPFVLHHRRRRPAPALPGKPPLLAGEAMPQVSIIVPTRNQLALLRSCIEGVWATNYPSRDLLVVDNGSDDPETLAFLDGLRGDGTKVLSVPGPFNYSALNNEAVRHAVGDILLFLNNDVEMIDDDWLSLLVMHAAKPDVGAVGAQLLYPDGTVQHAGVYTGIGGGAAHAHRFLAADEQGYFERARLPQRVSAVTAACLAVGRDKFLRVGGFDEQEFPVAFNDVDLCLKLGAAGWHTIYEPRAKLIHHESKSRGNDRERVNRARFAGELAALKRKWRTDVERDPFHHPQLSPFSEQFFVAI; from the coding sequence ATGGCTGCCGACGCGCTGCGGATCTACGCAGACGCGATTGCCAGCCGTCCAGACGCCCAGATCATCTATGCCGATGACGACATCCTCAGCGAAGGCGGGCGTCGGATGCAGCCGCACTTCAAGCCGCAATGGAACCCTGAGCTCTTCGAGCATCATGATTATCTCAGTGGCGCCTGCATGGTCAGGGTCGGCCCTGGTGACCTTTCCGCCGATGTCGACGAGGATTGGCCCGGCGCCCTGATCCGCAGGAAGGTCGCAAGCGGCGTGTCTCCGGTCCATGTGCCGTTCGTCCTTCACCATCGGCGCCGAAGGCCGGCCCCCGCATTGCCCGGTAAGCCGCCTTTGTTGGCTGGGGAGGCGATGCCGCAAGTCAGCATCATCGTGCCGACGCGCAACCAGCTCGCCTTGCTGAGAAGCTGTATCGAGGGCGTGTGGGCGACGAATTATCCATCCCGCGACCTGTTGGTCGTCGACAACGGCAGCGATGATCCGGAGACCCTCGCCTTCCTCGACGGACTTCGTGGCGACGGCACCAAAGTGCTGAGCGTTCCCGGGCCGTTCAACTATTCGGCCTTGAACAATGAGGCGGTTCGGCATGCAGTCGGCGACATCCTGCTATTCCTCAACAATGACGTCGAGATGATCGACGACGACTGGCTGTCGCTGCTGGTGATGCACGCCGCGAAGCCCGATGTCGGCGCGGTCGGTGCCCAGCTGCTCTACCCGGACGGGACGGTGCAGCATGCAGGCGTCTATACGGGCATCGGCGGCGGCGCGGCGCATGCCCACCGCTTCCTCGCAGCCGACGAGCAGGGCTATTTCGAACGTGCCCGCCTGCCGCAACGGGTGAGCGCCGTCACGGCCGCGTGCCTAGCCGTCGGTCGGGACAAGTTCCTGCGCGTCGGCGGCTTCGACGAGCAGGAATTCCCGGTCGCCTTTAACGATGTCGACCTCTGCCTGAAGCTCGGCGCCGCTGGATGGCACACGATCTACGAGCCGCGCGCGAAGCTGATCCACCATGAATCGAAGTCGCGTGGGAACGATCGGGAGAGGGTCAACCGCGCACGCTTCGCCGGTGAGCTCGCCGCGCTGAAGCGTAAATGGCGTACCGATGTCGAACGCGATCCCTTCCACCATCCGCAGCTGAGCCCGTTCAGTGAGCAATTCTTCGTTGCCATCTGA
- a CDS encoding outer membrane beta-barrel protein — translation MKKFQLGALTAVALVMGVTAQSASAQSASFHADAQVGYSRFSAAGDKDGHIGYGAAVGADFDMGGFFVGGEGTFWWAPAEVNTIDGAGLVNHKTFQEWGLGLRAGVNVMPGTKVYGKVAYVRNEQRKRFTPLPGVCGGNACQTAGYYDHYKVGGFQYAAGVEQAITNNLYIKAEGRYSDYKSKLHSGGTHTVTGLLGLGVMFGGVAPAPVMEVAPPPPAPVEAAPATQTCPDGSVILATSTCPPPPPPPPAPVERGERG, via the coding sequence ATGAAGAAATTTCAATTAGGTGCGCTCACTGCCGTCGCGCTCGTGATGGGTGTCACTGCTCAGTCGGCAAGCGCACAGTCGGCCAGCTTCCACGCTGACGCACAGGTCGGCTACAGCCGCTTCAGCGCTGCTGGCGACAAGGACGGCCATATCGGCTACGGCGCCGCGGTTGGCGCCGACTTCGACATGGGCGGCTTTTTCGTCGGTGGCGAGGGCACCTTCTGGTGGGCTCCTGCCGAGGTCAACACGATCGACGGCGCTGGCCTCGTCAATCACAAGACGTTCCAGGAATGGGGCCTGGGTCTTCGTGCCGGCGTGAACGTGATGCCGGGCACCAAGGTGTACGGTAAAGTCGCTTACGTCCGTAACGAGCAGCGCAAGCGTTTCACGCCGCTGCCGGGCGTGTGCGGTGGTAATGCTTGCCAGACCGCTGGTTACTACGACCACTACAAGGTCGGCGGCTTCCAGTACGCCGCGGGCGTCGAGCAGGCGATCACCAACAACCTCTACATCAAGGCCGAGGGCCGCTATTCGGACTATAAGTCCAAGCTGCACTCGGGCGGAACGCACACGGTCACCGGCTTGCTCGGTCTCGGCGTGATGTTCGGCGGCGTTGCTCCGGCTCCGGTCATGGAAGTTGCTCCGCCGCCGCCGGCTCCGGTCGAAGCCGCTCCGGCGACTCAGACCTGCCCGGACGGTTCGGTGATCCTGGCGACGAGCACCTGCCCGCCGCCGCCCCCGCCGCCGCCGGCTCCGGTCGAGCGTGGCGAACGCGGCTAA